The Vicia villosa cultivar HV-30 ecotype Madison, WI linkage group LG1, Vvil1.0, whole genome shotgun sequence genome includes a region encoding these proteins:
- the LOC131604101 gene encoding uncharacterized protein LOC131604101, whose protein sequence is MTGEAVNPKAYPLADAQLTITIMDLVQQAANYKQLKKGANEATKTLNRGISEFVVMAADAEPLEILLHLPLLAEDKNVPYVFVTSKQALGRACGVTRPVIACSVTTNEGSQLKSQIQQLKDAIEKLLI, encoded by the exons ATG ACAGGAGAAGCAGTTAACCCTAAAGCCTACCCTTTGGCTGATGCTCAGCTTACGATTACGATTATGGATCTGGTTCAACAAGCTGCTAACTACAAGCAGCTTAAGAAGGGTGCAAATGAAG CGACTAAGACCTTGAATAGAGGTATTTCTGAGTTTGTTGTTATGGCTGCTGATGCTGAGCCTCTTGAGATTCTTCTCCATCTTCCTCTTCTTGCTGAGGATAAG aatgtTCCATATGTGTTTGTCACATCAAAGCAAGCACTTGGACGTGCTTGTGGAGTAACCCGACCAGTGATTGCTTGTTCTGTTACAACTAATGAAGGAAGTCAATTGAAATCACAAATTCAGCAACTCAAG GATGCTATTGAGAAATTGCTGATCTGA